A single region of the Pogoniulus pusillus isolate bPogPus1 chromosome Z, bPogPus1.pri, whole genome shotgun sequence genome encodes:
- the RGP1 gene encoding RAB6A-GEF complex partner protein 2, whose translation MIEVVAKLGRGPVFLAGEVLECVITFTNPLSASSTSASSEMLAWASAQIHCQFHTSENRVALPPSDGSKHDVQAENETVFVPNRGERGQCILSTPPKILFCDLRLDPGESKSYSYCETLPIDAPPSFRGQSVKYVYKLTIGCQRVNSPIKLLRVPFRVLVLQGLKDYQFPQDEAVAPSNPFLEEEEGLKKDSRLADLATELLMVATSRRSLHLYNISNTRGKVGTFCIFKTVYKIGEDVIGTFNFSEGDIPCLQFSVSLQTEETIQEEFQRRRGQPVSYTTHARHQEACLHTAQSSFSLPIPLSSTPGFTTNIVSLKWRLHFEFVTSGESAGTCLVRGSQSEAITWTGVEQMEVDTFSWDLPIKVLPTNPILASYVSQFSSTNSITI comes from the exons ATGATCGAGGTGGTGGCCAAGCTGGGCCGTGGGCCCGTCTTCCTGgccggggaggtgctggagtgtgtgatCACTTTCACCAACCCGTTATCGGCCTCGTCTACCTCTGCCAGCAG TGAGATGCTGGCATGGGCCAGCGCTCAGATCCACTGCCAGTTTCACACCAGCGAGAACCGGGTAGCACTCCCTCCCTCTGATGGCAGCAAGCACGATGTGCAGGCAGAGAATGAGACAGTCTTCGTCCCTAACAGAG gaGAGCGAGGTCAGTGTATCCTGTCTACCCCACCAAAGATTCTCTTCTGTGACTTGCGACTGGATCCTGGGGAGTCAAAGTCCT ATTCCTACTGTGAGACATTGCCCATCGATGCCCCCCCCTCTTTCCGGGGACAGTCAGTGAAGTATGTGTACAAGCTGACCATTGGCTGCCAGCGTGTCAACTCGCCCATCAAGCTGCTGCGAGTGCCCTTCCGTGTCCTTGTTCTGCAAG GGCTCAAGGATTACCAGTTCCCACAGGATGAGGCCGTTGCACCCTCAAACCCCttcctggaggaggaagagggctTGAAGAAAGACTCTCGCCTGGCAGACCTGGCAACAGAGTTGCTCATGGTGGCTACCTCCAGACGCAGCCTGC ACCTGTATAACATCAGCAACACTCGTGGGAAGGTGGGAACATTCTGCATCTTTAAGACTGTGTATAAGATTGGAGAAGATGTCATTGGGACCTTTAACTTCTCAGAAGGAGACATCCCTTGTCTGCAG ttcTCAGTGAGCCTGCAGACAGAGGAAACCATCCAGGAGGAGTTCCAGCGCCGACGGGGACAGCCTGTTTCCTACACCACGCATGCCCGCCATCAGGAGgcctgcctgcacacagcccagagcagcttcagcctgCCAATCCCACTCAGCTCCACCCCAGGATTCACCACCAACATCG TGTCACTGAAGTGGAGGCTGCACTTCGAATTTGTGACCTCTGGAGAGTCAGCAGGGACTTGTTTGGTTCGTGGGAGCCAGTCAGAGGCCATTACGTGGACTGGGGTAGAGCAGATGGAAGTGGACACTTTCAGTTGGGATTTGCCCATCAAAGTCCTTCCCACCAACCCCATACTGGCTTCCTATGTATCTCAGTTCTCCAGCACCAACTCCATCACCATCTGA
- the MSMP gene encoding prostate-associated microseminoprotein — protein MAMRVQNMRWAWGLLCLLLSLLLQLPGFQAKCYFQAKAPCEYEGKQFSIGESWLSTNCLLCTCLHPVGVGCCETTQHPIDFPDWCEAHYDSQTCQISVVQKANPSLPCVKSIEHEWGSDGTSETLNNKALGVGLSR, from the exons atGGCCATGCGAGTGCAGAACATGAGGTGGGCGTGGGGCTTGCtttgcctgctgctctccctccttctccagctgccaGGCTTCCAGGCCAAATGCTATTTTCAGGCTAAAG CGCCCTGTGAGTACGAGGGGAAGCAGTTCTCGATCGGAGAGTCGTGGCTGAGCACcaactgcctgctctgcacttGCCTGCACCCTGTCGGCGTGGGCTGCTGCGAGAC cacccagcaccccatcGACTTCCCTGACTGGTGCGAGGCTCACTATGACTCTCAGACCTGCCAGATCTCAGTGGTGCAGAAGGCCAaccccagcctgccctgtgtgAAGAGCATAGAGCATGAGTGGGGCTCAGATGGCACCTCCGAGACGCTGAACAACAAGGCGCTGGGCGTCGGGCTGAGCAGATAG